One region of Haloterrigena salifodinae genomic DNA includes:
- a CDS encoding four-helix bundle copper-binding protein, which produces MSLQDLAHADEEMHECIDNCLEAAQACEWCADACADHGEEMAECIRLCRDVADLATLHARLMARDSDYHGDLAAVCAEACEACAEECEQFDHEHCQVCADVLPECAESCRNMAS; this is translated from the coding sequence ATGTCATTACAAGATCTTGCACACGCGGACGAGGAAATGCACGAGTGCATCGACAACTGTCTCGAGGCCGCACAGGCCTGCGAGTGGTGTGCGGATGCCTGCGCCGACCACGGCGAGGAGATGGCCGAGTGCATTCGGCTCTGCCGCGACGTGGCGGATCTGGCGACGCTGCACGCGCGACTGATGGCTCGCGACTCGGACTATCACGGCGACCTGGCGGCGGTCTGTGCCGAGGCGTGCGAGGCGTGCGCCGAGGAGTGCGAGCAGTTCGATCACGAGCACTGTCAGGTGTGTGCAGACGTCCTGCCGGAGTGCGCGGAGTCGTGCCGCAACATGGCCAGCTAG
- a CDS encoding DsbA family protein, with product MALDQPSRRAFLAGSVVTVGAGGAYYLSRSDDAAHDLSPSFHSSDETSAFGVDLAGKPIMGSPEAPIEIYYWTDFQCPFCERFERETLPDLVRNHVGPGDVRVVLIALPYFGADSMTAAVASKCVWDRVRDKEPSAYWDWHATIFEKQEGKNSGWASAENLLEYTRSVDAVDADALESCLEDRRSELEDAVETDADRATKLGVSGTPTFVVFDPKSEAAGSLVGAQPLERFEEAIERIEDA from the coding sequence ATGGCACTTGATCAACCATCCCGTCGCGCCTTCCTCGCCGGCTCGGTCGTAACAGTCGGTGCCGGCGGCGCCTACTATCTCTCGCGATCCGACGACGCGGCTCACGACCTCTCCCCGTCGTTTCACTCGAGCGACGAGACATCCGCGTTCGGCGTTGACCTCGCCGGAAAGCCGATCATGGGGTCGCCCGAGGCGCCGATCGAGATCTACTACTGGACGGACTTCCAGTGCCCGTTCTGCGAGCGGTTCGAACGCGAAACGCTCCCCGATCTGGTCCGGAACCACGTCGGCCCCGGCGACGTTCGCGTCGTATTGATCGCGTTGCCGTATTTCGGCGCGGACTCGATGACCGCCGCGGTCGCCAGCAAGTGCGTCTGGGATCGGGTCCGCGACAAAGAGCCGTCCGCCTACTGGGACTGGCACGCGACGATATTCGAGAAACAGGAAGGGAAGAATTCGGGATGGGCGTCGGCCGAGAACCTCCTCGAGTACACCCGTTCGGTCGACGCCGTCGACGCGGACGCCCTCGAGTCGTGTCTCGAGGATCGACGATCGGAACTCGAGGACGCGGTCGAGACCGATGCAGATCGGGCGACCAAACTCGGTGTGTCGGGCACGCCGACGTTCGTCGTCTTCGATCCGAAGTCCGAGGCAGCCGGGTCGCTCGTCGGCGCACAGCCGCTGGAACGCTTCGAGGAGGCGATCGAACGGATCGAGGACGCGTGA